The following are encoded together in the Parabacteroides chongii genome:
- the mgrA gene encoding L-glyceraldehyde 3-phosphate reductase: MESIYTPNENRYAEMTYRRCGRSGILLPAISLGLWHNFGSVDVFNNFIKIAHTAFDNGITHFDLANNYGPVYGSAEENFGRILKKGLGAYRDELLISTKAGYDMWPGPYGNWGSRKYLMASLDQSLKRMGLDYVDIFYSHRPDPETPIEETMGALADIVRQGKALYVGISNYNAEQTEKALVVLREYRVPCLIHQARYSMFDRWTEPDLLPLLKKEGVGMIAFSPLAQGMLTNKYLHGIPENSRAARSTGHLQREQVTEEKINKIRLLNELAMGRGQTLAEMALAWLLKDDRVTSVLVGASSVEQLLDNLKALNNISFTSEELERIESI; this comes from the coding sequence ATGGAAAGTATATATACACCAAATGAAAACAGATACGCGGAGATGACGTATCGTCGTTGTGGACGCAGCGGTATCTTATTGCCAGCTATTTCTCTGGGGTTATGGCATAACTTCGGCAGTGTGGATGTTTTCAATAACTTTATCAAGATTGCCCATACGGCTTTCGATAACGGGATTACCCATTTTGACCTGGCGAATAATTACGGGCCAGTCTACGGTTCTGCAGAAGAAAATTTCGGCAGGATTCTGAAGAAAGGACTGGGAGCTTATCGGGATGAGCTGCTTATTTCGACAAAAGCCGGTTACGATATGTGGCCCGGTCCGTATGGGAATTGGGGTAGCCGGAAGTATTTGATGGCCAGTCTCGATCAGAGCTTGAAACGGATGGGACTCGATTATGTGGATATCTTCTATTCCCACCGTCCCGATCCGGAAACACCGATAGAGGAAACAATGGGAGCTTTGGCGGATATTGTCCGTCAGGGGAAAGCATTGTATGTGGGCATTTCAAACTATAATGCCGAACAGACGGAAAAGGCGCTGGTCGTATTGAGAGAGTATCGTGTTCCTTGCCTGATCCATCAAGCACGTTATTCCATGTTCGACCGTTGGACGGAACCTGATTTGTTACCTTTATTGAAGAAAGAAGGCGTAGGCATGATCGCTTTTTCTCCTTTGGCACAGGGAATGCTGACCAATAAATATCTGCACGGAATACCGGAAAACTCAAGGGCTGCCAGGTCGACAGGACATTTGCAGCGTGAGCAGGTGACGGAGGAAAAAATAAACAAGATACGCCTCTTGAACGAGTTGGCTATGGGACGCGGGCAGACGTTGGCAGAAATGGCGTTGGCATGGTTACTGAAAGACGATCGTGTGACTAGCGTCCTTGTCGGAGCCAGTTCGGTAGAACAGTTACTGGATAATTTGAAGGCGTTGAATAATATTAGTTTTACATCAGAGGAACTGGAAAGGATTGAATCGATATGA
- a CDS encoding M3 family metallopeptidase, with product MKKTIMAAGLAAVLTACGSSGNKTETMTENPLLTEFKTPFGVPPFDKIELDDYMPAFKEGIAQQQKEVEEIVKQEAAPDFENTIVALDQSGDLLRKVSAIFYGLNSANTNDEMQALSRELSPLLSKNSDDIRMNPDLFARVKTVYENQESMNLNKEQKKLLEETYKSFVRGGANLDAEQQARLRELNSEISMLQLTFGQNMLKETNAFQLIVDNKDDLAGLPESLVMNAEVAARSAGLEGKWLFTLHNPSVMPFLQYADNRALREKIFKGYINRGNNGNDADNKDVVLKLITLRLEKAKLMGYDNYASFVLEDRMAKTPEQVYALLDEIWKPALAKAKDELADINTEIKKEGGNFEAEGWDWRYYFEKAKKAKFDLDENQVRPYLKLENVRDGAFLLANKLYGITFTPIKDIPLPHSDAQAFECKDKDGTHLGVLYMDFFPRASKRGGAWCGTYRSQTYKDGKRLGPVVTIVCNFSQPAPGQPALLSADEAETLFHEFGHGLHNLFKDVHYYGVSGVPRDFVELPSQVMEHWVFEPELLKEYARHYETNEVIPAGLIEKLDKSGKYGQGFATTEYLAASLLDMDFHVLKEVHEGADVMKFEEAVLGDRGLLKQIPSRYRTTYFNHTMGGGYTAGYYSYIWAEVLDADAYQAYKESGDLFNQDVAQKFRQYVLTPGGIDDAMDMYKNFRGKEPNTEPLLKNRGLK from the coding sequence ATGAAGAAAACAATTATGGCTGCCGGATTAGCCGCTGTTTTGACAGCCTGTGGTTCGTCAGGAAATAAAACAGAAACCATGACAGAAAACCCTCTTTTAACTGAGTTCAAAACTCCGTTCGGTGTTCCTCCTTTCGATAAGATCGAACTGGATGATTATATGCCTGCTTTTAAAGAAGGTATCGCTCAACAGCAAAAGGAAGTAGAAGAGATTGTAAAACAGGAAGCTGCTCCCGATTTTGAAAATACGATTGTCGCACTCGACCAAAGTGGTGATCTGTTGCGTAAGGTAAGTGCAATTTTCTACGGGCTCAACAGTGCGAATACAAATGATGAGATGCAGGCATTGAGCCGTGAATTATCTCCGTTACTTTCAAAGAACAGTGATGATATTCGTATGAATCCGGATTTGTTTGCCCGTGTAAAAACGGTGTATGAGAATCAGGAATCGATGAATCTCAATAAAGAACAGAAGAAATTACTGGAAGAAACCTATAAAAGTTTTGTCCGTGGCGGAGCAAACCTGGATGCAGAACAACAGGCTCGTTTGCGTGAACTGAATAGCGAAATATCCATGCTTCAGTTGACTTTCGGACAAAATATGCTGAAAGAAACGAATGCTTTCCAATTAATTGTAGATAATAAGGACGACCTTGCCGGATTACCGGAGAGTCTGGTCATGAATGCTGAAGTAGCTGCCCGTTCGGCTGGTCTGGAAGGCAAATGGCTTTTCACGTTGCATAATCCGAGTGTGATGCCTTTCCTGCAATATGCCGACAACCGTGCGTTGCGTGAAAAAATTTTCAAAGGTTATATCAACCGAGGGAACAATGGCAATGATGCCGACAACAAAGACGTTGTACTTAAATTGATCACTCTCCGTCTGGAAAAAGCCAAACTGATGGGTTATGACAACTACGCTTCTTTTGTGTTGGAAGACCGTATGGCAAAAACGCCGGAACAGGTATATGCTCTCTTGGATGAGATCTGGAAACCTGCACTGGCTAAAGCTAAAGACGAACTGGCTGATATCAATACAGAGATCAAGAAAGAAGGCGGCAATTTTGAAGCGGAAGGTTGGGACTGGCGTTATTATTTCGAGAAAGCTAAAAAGGCTAAGTTCGATTTGGACGAGAATCAGGTCCGTCCTTATCTGAAGCTCGAAAATGTGCGTGACGGCGCTTTCCTTTTGGCTAACAAGTTATATGGTATAACATTTACTCCGATCAAAGATATACCGTTACCTCATTCGGATGCTCAGGCTTTCGAATGTAAGGATAAAGACGGTACGCATCTGGGGGTTCTGTATATGGATTTCTTCCCTCGTGCCAGCAAACGTGGCGGAGCCTGGTGTGGAACATATCGTTCGCAAACTTACAAAGATGGTAAACGTCTCGGTCCGGTTGTTACGATTGTATGTAATTTCTCCCAACCGGCTCCCGGACAACCTGCTTTGCTGAGTGCAGACGAGGCGGAAACATTATTCCATGAGTTCGGTCATGGCCTGCATAACCTGTTTAAGGACGTGCATTATTATGGCGTATCGGGTGTTCCCCGCGATTTCGTGGAACTGCCATCACAGGTTATGGAACATTGGGTGTTTGAACCGGAGTTGCTGAAAGAATATGCAAGACATTACGAAACAAATGAAGTGATTCCTGCCGGACTGATCGAGAAACTGGATAAGAGCGGTAAATACGGACAGGGTTTTGCAACGACCGAATATCTGGCTGCTTCTTTGCTGGATATGGATTTCCATGTATTGAAAGAAGTACATGAAGGTGCCGATGTGATGAAGTTTGAAGAGGCTGTCCTGGGCGACCGTGGCTTGTTGAAACAGATTCCTTCCCGCTATCGTACGACTTATTTCAATCATACGATGGGTGGCGGATATACAGCTGGTTATTATAGTTATATTTGGGCGGAAGTATTGGATGCCGATGCTTATCAGGCTTATAAGGAAAGCGGTGATCTTTTCAATCAAGACGTAGCTCAGAAATTCCGCCAGTATGTTCTTACTCCGGGCGGTATCGATGATGCAATGGATATGTATAAAAACTTCCGTGGCAAGGAACCGAATACGGAACCGCTGCTGAAGAATAGAGGTTTAAAGTAG
- a CDS encoding PD-(D/E)XK nuclease family protein → MTPFLYQVASLFYQQYGAEVSKLAFVFPNRRTGLFFQKYLSEVADKPLFSPTILTINDLFVQLSGKQAADKINMLFMLYDIYIRHSGSTETFDEFLYWGEMLLNDFDDVDKYMADARMLFTNVTDLREIENDFSFLDEDQIAAIRTFWSSFYPKGDSPNQEEFLAVWKILYTLYTDLREALAAEGRGYEGMIFREVVEQMEQDDCCDLPYLKVVFVGLNALSVAEERFLMQLQKRGIADFYWDYASDKVTDRDNKASYFVERNLKNFPSQYPLPPEEKTETQIEVIGIPSGIGQAKQVYTLLNELCKEDEMSPEEALRTAVILPDEHLLIPVLNAIPEQIRRINVTMGYPLAGTPVASLMEYILALQKNVRYVDRQPVFYFRDVLPILNHRYVSSTGPETVNALVKDIAENNKIYISAADLGKTPLLSVLFLPVTDVNTFSDYLINVLQELNKVMHALSSFGEEEEDATQRTNDLEQEFIFHYFTTVNRMKEIMQDAGIEMKIDTYFRLLKRVTDTITIPFRGEPLSGLQIMGVLETRALDFDRLIILSMNEGIFPLRKAANSFIPYNLRRGFGLPTYEHQDSVWAYHFYRLIYRASHVSLLYDTRSNGLQTGEVSRFVHQLHYHYEEPLQNKLVVYNVSSAKTPALQVRKTDEVMQRLEAFHKGGHRAISASAVNTYLDCPLKFYFSVVEGIQEEEEVSETIESNVFGSILHKVMEELYMPLCGKMVTADLLKAIKKDTPVLTGAIARAFAEIFFMSDVVRPLTGQNFLIGEMIRKYVEKILERDSKLTPFRYIESERKINRLFTLGDGRTEIQLKGFIDRIDEVRDTVRIIDYKSGSGTSVFTSIESLFDKEDKDRAKAVMQVFMYSWMLGDVPAGKTLQPGIYYMRTLFSDSFDAAVSRRVERMKTEPVTDFSVYSADFEAGLRRCLDEIFGQETPFVQTMTEKACAWCPFKDICGK, encoded by the coding sequence ATGACACCATTCTTATACCAGGTAGCCTCTTTGTTTTATCAGCAATACGGAGCGGAGGTCAGTAAGCTGGCATTTGTTTTCCCTAACCGGCGAACAGGCCTGTTCTTTCAAAAATATCTTTCGGAGGTGGCGGACAAGCCGCTTTTCTCTCCGACGATCCTGACCATCAACGACCTGTTTGTGCAGTTGAGCGGCAAACAGGCGGCAGATAAGATCAATATGCTGTTCATGCTGTACGATATCTATATCCGGCATAGCGGCTCGACGGAAACCTTTGACGAGTTCCTCTATTGGGGGGAAATGTTGCTGAACGACTTTGATGATGTCGATAAATATATGGCAGATGCCCGCATGTTGTTTACGAATGTGACGGACCTGCGGGAGATAGAGAACGATTTCAGTTTCCTGGATGAAGATCAGATTGCGGCAATCCGTACATTCTGGTCGTCTTTCTATCCGAAGGGAGATTCTCCGAACCAGGAAGAATTTCTGGCTGTCTGGAAAATCCTGTATACGTTGTACACCGATCTGCGTGAAGCGTTGGCGGCGGAGGGAAGAGGCTATGAAGGTATGATCTTCCGTGAAGTCGTTGAACAGATGGAGCAGGATGACTGTTGTGACCTGCCTTATCTGAAGGTGGTCTTTGTCGGTCTGAATGCCTTGTCTGTCGCGGAGGAACGTTTCCTGATGCAGTTGCAGAAACGGGGAATCGCTGATTTTTATTGGGATTATGCTTCGGATAAAGTGACGGACCGGGATAATAAAGCGTCCTATTTTGTCGAACGGAATCTTAAAAACTTCCCGTCGCAGTATCCGCTTCCTCCGGAAGAAAAAACGGAAACACAGATTGAGGTGATCGGTATTCCTTCCGGTATCGGTCAGGCAAAACAGGTGTACACATTGCTGAACGAACTTTGCAAGGAGGATGAAATGTCGCCCGAGGAAGCGTTGCGTACAGCCGTTATCCTGCCTGACGAACATTTGCTTATTCCGGTACTGAATGCCATTCCCGAACAGATACGCCGTATCAATGTGACGATGGGGTATCCGTTGGCAGGTACGCCAGTCGCTTCTTTGATGGAGTATATCCTGGCATTGCAGAAAAATGTACGTTATGTAGACCGTCAGCCGGTTTTCTATTTCCGTGACGTGCTGCCTATCCTGAACCATCGGTATGTCAGTTCGACCGGTCCGGAAACGGTCAATGCCCTGGTAAAAGATATTGCGGAAAACAATAAGATCTATATTTCTGCCGCCGATTTGGGAAAGACGCCTCTTTTGTCCGTCCTCTTCCTGCCGGTAACAGATGTCAATACCTTTTCCGATTACCTGATCAATGTCCTGCAGGAACTGAATAAGGTGATGCACGCTTTATCATCCTTCGGTGAAGAGGAAGAAGATGCCACCCAGCGCACCAACGACCTGGAGCAGGAGTTTATCTTCCATTACTTCACGACCGTCAACCGTATGAAAGAGATCATGCAGGATGCCGGGATCGAGATGAAGATCGACACCTATTTCCGCCTGCTCAAACGGGTGACCGATACGATAACTATCCCTTTCCGGGGCGAACCGTTGTCCGGTCTGCAGATCATGGGAGTTCTTGAAACCCGTGCACTGGATTTCGACCGGCTGATCATCCTTTCCATGAATGAGGGTATATTCCCACTCAGGAAAGCGGCCAACTCGTTTATCCCTTATAACTTGCGAAGAGGTTTCGGCCTACCCACTTATGAGCATCAGGACAGTGTGTGGGCTTACCATTTTTATCGTCTGATTTATCGGGCGAGCCATGTCAGCCTGCTCTACGATACCCGCAGTAATGGTTTGCAGACAGGCGAAGTCAGCCGTTTTGTCCATCAGCTGCACTACCATTATGAAGAGCCGTTGCAGAACAAACTGGTCGTCTATAATGTCTCGTCCGCGAAAACCCCGGCTTTGCAGGTCCGGAAAACGGACGAAGTGATGCAACGGTTGGAGGCTTTCCATAAAGGAGGGCACAGGGCCATTTCTGCCAGTGCGGTCAATACCTATCTGGATTGTCCGCTGAAGTTCTATTTTTCGGTGGTCGAAGGTATACAGGAGGAAGAGGAGGTCAGTGAAACGATCGAGAGCAATGTGTTTGGAAGTATCTTGCACAAAGTGATGGAAGAGTTGTACATGCCTCTTTGCGGAAAGATGGTAACAGCCGATTTACTGAAGGCGATTAAGAAAGATACACCTGTCCTGACCGGTGCTATTGCACGGGCATTTGCGGAGATCTTCTTTATGTCGGATGTCGTACGTCCTTTGACGGGGCAGAACTTCCTGATCGGTGAGATGATCCGGAAATATGTGGAAAAGATACTGGAGCGCGACAGTAAACTGACACCTTTCCGTTATATCGAATCGGAGCGGAAGATCAACCGCCTGTTTACCCTGGGTGACGGTCGGACGGAAATCCAGTTGAAAGGTTTTATCGACCGGATCGATGAGGTGCGTGATACGGTCCGCATCATCGATTATAAGAGTGGGAGCGGGACTTCGGTATTTACTTCTATAGAGAGTCTGTTCGATAAAGAAGATAAAGACCGTGCCAAAGCCGTGATGCAGGTTTTCATGTACTCATGGATGCTGGGCGACGTGCCTGCAGGAAAGACCCTTCAGCCGGGAATTTATTATATGCGTACGCTCTTTTCCGATTCGTTCGATGCAGCTGTGAGCCGGCGCGTGGAGCGGATGAAAACAGAGCCGGTAACGGATTTTTCTGTTTATTCGGCCGACTTTGAAGCAGGACTGCGCCGTTGTCTGGATGAGATATTCGGACAGGAAACTCCGTTCGTGCAGACGATGACGGAAAAAGCCTGTGCCTGGTGTCCTTTCAAGGATATATGCGGAAAATAG
- a CDS encoding aldose 1-epimerase family protein, whose amino-acid sequence MKKTLSNNLLTIQVSPHGAELSSIVANATGKEFLWQADPAFWKRHSPVLFPIVGSVWNNEYRHNGKTYKLSQHGFARDREFELIKETDTELRFRLQENEETLQIYPFPFCLEIGYKLAGNQIEVLWYVKNTGNEELHFQIGAHPAFYFPDYDKEDQKRGFFAFDKTQGLTYKLVEEKGCIGEKEYPLVLDKEGLLPLDTHTFDKDALVIENNQINRVDLLKQDGSTSLSVYFTAPVVGLWSPPAKNAPFVCIEPWYGRCDRVNYTGEYKDKDWIQHLEPGEVFEASYFIEIY is encoded by the coding sequence ATGAAGAAAACATTATCGAATAACCTGTTGACTATTCAGGTGTCACCACATGGAGCCGAACTCAGCAGCATCGTTGCCAACGCGACCGGTAAAGAATTTTTATGGCAGGCAGATCCGGCTTTCTGGAAACGCCACTCGCCCGTTTTATTCCCTATCGTGGGTAGTGTGTGGAATAACGAATACCGCCATAACGGAAAGACATACAAACTATCGCAACATGGTTTTGCACGGGACCGGGAGTTTGAACTAATAAAGGAAACTGATACGGAGTTGCGTTTCCGGCTACAAGAAAACGAAGAGACATTGCAGATATATCCTTTCCCGTTCTGCCTGGAGATCGGTTATAAACTGGCCGGTAACCAGATCGAAGTTTTATGGTACGTAAAAAATACCGGAAACGAAGAACTTCATTTCCAGATCGGGGCACATCCGGCTTTCTATTTTCCGGACTACGACAAAGAAGATCAGAAAAGAGGTTTCTTTGCCTTTGATAAAACACAGGGATTGACATACAAACTGGTCGAGGAGAAAGGATGCATCGGAGAGAAAGAATATCCGCTTGTACTTGACAAAGAAGGATTGTTACCACTGGATACACACACTTTCGACAAAGATGCGTTAGTCATTGAAAACAACCAGATCAACCGGGTCGACTTATTGAAACAGGACGGAAGCACCTCACTCTCCGTATATTTCACGGCACCGGTTGTCGGCCTTTGGTCGCCTCCTGCTAAAAATGCGCCTTTTGTTTGCATCGAACCGTGGTACGGACGCTGTGACCGGGTCAATTATACAGGAGAATATAAGGATAAAGACTGGATACAACATTTGGAGCCGGGAGAAGTATTTGAGGCTTCCTATTTTATCGAAATTTATTAA
- the porU gene encoding type IX secretion system sortase PorU, with protein MKLHEKRFSAITSIAFLLCFCLSFSLEASGRYADNSVLSKGHWVKIQIEKDGIYKLTYSELKNMGFDDPSKVAVYGYGGWPLEEDFTKPYVDDLPAVPVLKEDGYLLFYGRGTTKWKQATTNNDNEAFNHFIHINNPYSLYGYYFLTDGAEAKVPVQIKSSDKSASRRIQTFDDHLLHEKDLTSVNLSGRRLFEKLSQHSQTFKDFGNPEILGIVEDGIYVDCQLVVQTTTAEMTGAVTLSFAGNEPVGRNKSLLGGTYTKGYDVNVVKEYQYKAGDDLSVKIEYQKGQKASTDALVDYIRLNVKRQLKAYNEPYTFFRSFEALNNVSRFVIEGANSACRVLDITDPVNCKIMETELSGSTLSFTIPESKILREFVLVRTDRSDFPTPVSKGTVECRNLHSWSDIDMIIISPSALRKEAERLKVAHDDIRVEVVTPEEIYNEFSSGTPDATAYRRFMKMLYDKAVAEKNRPKYLLLFGDGAYDNRFVTESWSKMSDKEKANFLLTFQSENSLDQNSYVSDDYFGFLEDKEGSENYPIEISTVDIGIGRFPIRSVSEARKMVDKVIRYMNNDELGIWKSEACFVADDGGNADNADANDKKANDHMKYANNAAETVENQAQDMLAGRLFFDNYVKDYSNSNPYLAVTEDLNKKLKNGLMLVNYTGHGNTTSWSDEKVLTQQMIDKFVYPKLPLWITATCDFCRFDALATSAGESVFLNEKSGGIALYTTVRVAYGYDNDEINNKFLHELFKPDLNGLYPALGDVVKEVKNSYRFKRSKNLNFTFIGDPALKLKIPSHKIRINTVNGEDAIRHTTSLRAYDEVSVEGEILAPDNSSLDNFNGRLEVKVMDSKVEITTRNNFKNDTAFKYKDYKNLIYKGSTMVQNGKFNFSFYVPGNISYSGAAGKMILYAADSDQKIEAKGNFTNYTVKGTSDNPVEDHEGPEILKLYLNDSTFVSGDKVNATPFFYAHLWDQTGVDITEGGVGHDIMLMIDNKPFTSYNLNSYYDNVFGRKGEGEVRFGIPQLSAGEHEAVFKVWDIKGNPTTHTFRFNVVEGLKPFITNVIATPTPARGNVEFHITHNRPESRMKVGIMVYDMTGRLHWKHEETGSSELFKDYTIDWDLRNNSGTHVRPGVYIYRAAVSTDNSKEATEAKKMIILW; from the coding sequence ATGAAGCTACACGAAAAAAGATTCTCAGCAATAACTAGTATTGCATTCCTACTTTGTTTCTGCCTTTCTTTTTCATTGGAAGCAAGTGGACGCTATGCGGACAATTCTGTATTAAGCAAAGGACACTGGGTGAAAATACAGATCGAAAAAGACGGAATATATAAACTGACTTATTCCGAATTGAAGAATATGGGTTTCGATGATCCCTCAAAAGTCGCAGTCTATGGCTATGGCGGTTGGCCGTTGGAAGAAGATTTTACCAAACCCTATGTGGATGATCTGCCTGCTGTTCCGGTATTAAAAGAAGATGGATACCTGCTTTTTTATGGAAGGGGAACAACAAAGTGGAAACAGGCTACTACTAATAATGATAATGAGGCATTCAATCATTTTATTCATATAAATAACCCATATTCCCTCTATGGATATTATTTTCTGACAGACGGGGCCGAAGCCAAGGTGCCGGTGCAAATTAAAAGCAGTGATAAATCTGCCAGTCGGAGGATTCAAACTTTTGATGATCATCTGTTGCATGAAAAGGATTTGACATCTGTTAATTTGTCGGGCAGACGTTTGTTTGAGAAGTTGTCACAACACTCTCAGACCTTTAAAGACTTTGGAAATCCGGAGATATTGGGAATAGTTGAGGATGGCATTTACGTCGATTGTCAATTGGTCGTGCAAACTACTACGGCAGAGATGACAGGTGCAGTCACATTATCATTTGCCGGTAATGAACCTGTGGGTAGGAATAAATCTTTATTGGGTGGAACCTATACCAAAGGGTATGATGTAAATGTGGTTAAGGAATATCAATACAAAGCCGGAGATGATCTGAGCGTTAAAATAGAATATCAAAAGGGGCAGAAAGCAAGTACGGATGCCTTGGTGGATTACATTCGTTTGAACGTAAAGCGCCAGTTGAAGGCTTATAATGAACCTTATACTTTTTTCCGGTCCTTTGAAGCCTTGAATAATGTATCCAGGTTTGTTATAGAAGGAGCAAATTCGGCTTGCCGGGTTTTGGATATAACAGATCCGGTCAACTGTAAAATAATGGAAACCGAATTGAGCGGTTCTACTTTATCATTTACTATTCCGGAAAGTAAGATACTGAGGGAGTTTGTTTTGGTTCGGACTGATCGTTCAGATTTTCCGACACCGGTCAGCAAAGGAACAGTCGAATGCCGCAATCTCCATAGTTGGTCTGATATCGATATGATTATTATTTCTCCATCAGCTCTGAGAAAGGAAGCGGAGAGATTGAAGGTTGCACATGATGATATACGTGTAGAAGTGGTGACCCCCGAAGAAATATATAATGAATTTTCCAGTGGAACACCTGATGCTACTGCCTATAGAAGGTTCATGAAAATGCTGTATGATAAAGCCGTTGCAGAAAAGAATCGCCCGAAATATTTGTTACTGTTCGGTGATGGTGCCTACGATAATCGTTTTGTTACGGAATCATGGAGTAAGATGAGTGATAAGGAGAAAGCTAATTTCCTGCTCACATTTCAGTCGGAGAATTCATTAGATCAAAACTCTTATGTGTCGGATGACTATTTCGGCTTTTTAGAAGATAAAGAAGGCTCGGAAAATTATCCTATCGAGATAAGTACAGTGGATATAGGCATTGGACGATTTCCTATCCGTTCGGTATCCGAAGCTCGGAAAATGGTCGATAAAGTGATCCGTTACATGAATAATGATGAGTTGGGAATCTGGAAAAGTGAGGCTTGTTTTGTGGCTGATGATGGAGGTAATGCGGATAATGCAGATGCAAATGACAAAAAAGCCAACGATCATATGAAGTATGCAAATAATGCTGCAGAAACAGTAGAGAATCAGGCGCAGGATATGCTTGCCGGCAGGTTGTTTTTTGACAACTACGTGAAGGATTACTCTAATTCAAATCCATATTTGGCTGTGACGGAAGACCTGAATAAAAAGTTGAAAAATGGCTTGATGTTGGTTAATTATACAGGACATGGTAATACAACTTCGTGGTCTGACGAAAAAGTCCTGACGCAACAGATGATCGATAAGTTTGTTTATCCTAAATTGCCTTTGTGGATTACTGCTACATGCGATTTCTGTCGTTTTGATGCATTGGCGACATCGGCTGGAGAAAGTGTTTTTCTAAATGAAAAGAGTGGTGGTATTGCTTTATATACAACTGTTCGGGTTGCTTACGGATATGATAATGATGAGATAAACAATAAATTCCTTCATGAATTATTTAAACCGGATCTTAATGGTCTGTATCCGGCTTTGGGAGATGTCGTTAAAGAGGTGAAGAATTCTTATCGTTTTAAGAGATCGAAGAATCTGAACTTTACCTTTATTGGTGATCCTGCTTTAAAGCTGAAAATACCCTCTCACAAAATACGTATAAATACGGTTAATGGTGAAGACGCCATTCGACATACGACAAGTTTAAGAGCTTACGATGAAGTGAGTGTGGAAGGGGAAATCCTTGCTCCGGATAATTCCTCTCTTGATAATTTTAACGGAAGGCTGGAAGTGAAAGTAATGGATAGTAAAGTAGAAATAACTACACGGAATAACTTTAAAAATGATACGGCTTTTAAATATAAGGACTATAAAAACCTTATTTATAAAGGTTCTACTATGGTACAGAATGGTAAATTCAATTTCTCCTTTTATGTTCCCGGCAATATCTCCTATTCCGGAGCAGCCGGCAAAATGATTTTATATGCGGCTGATAGTGACCAAAAGATAGAAGCAAAGGGCAATTTTACCAATTACACAGTGAAAGGAACTTCCGACAATCCGGTAGAAGATCATGAAGGGCCGGAAATATTAAAACTCTATTTGAATGATTCAACGTTTGTCAGTGGCGACAAAGTAAACGCGACTCCTTTCTTTTATGCCCATTTATGGGATCAGACAGGAGTTGATATAACTGAAGGAGGCGTTGGACATGATATCATGCTGATGATTGATAACAAACCATTCACCAGTTATAATCTGAATTCCTACTATGATAATGTATTTGGACGGAAAGGAGAAGGTGAGGTAAGATTTGGTATACCACAGTTGAGCGCAGGTGAGCATGAAGCTGTTTTTAAAGTATGGGATATAAAGGGAAATCCGACAACTCATACTTTCCGGTTTAATGTTGTTGAAGGTCTAAAACCTTTCATCACCAATGTGATCGCAACTCCTACGCCTGCGAGGGGAAATGTCGAATTTCATATTACGCACAACCGTCCGGAATCCCGGATGAAAGTAGGTATCATGGTTTACGACATGACAGGTCGTCTGCATTGGAAGCATGAAGAGACAGGTTCTTCCGAACTGTTCAAAGACTATACGATAGACTGGGATTTGAGAAATAATTCGGGAACTCATGTGCGTCCGGGTGTTTATATTTATCGCGCAGCGGTAAGTACTGATAATTCTAAAGAAGCAACGGAAGCAAAGAAGATGATTATTTTGTGGTGA